The following proteins come from a genomic window of Micromonospora zamorensis:
- a CDS encoding ABC transporter substrate-binding protein has product MRAPRPKVAIAAIAVAALAVAGCAESNRDDDKSGGSKKDTLVFGVAGDPKVLDPSFASDGESLRVARQVFETLVRPEEGGTKVTPGLAESWTPDAAGTTWTFKLRSGVKFHDGTDFNAEAVCVNFNRWYNAKGLMQSPDVTAYWQDVMGGFAKNESEDLPTSLFKSCAAKDATTVDLAFTRVSSKIPAALMLPSFSIHSPKALQEFDASNVAGTAEDIKYPAYATAHPTGTGPFKFKAWDVANKTLTLERNEDYSGAKAKLKTLIFKTISDENARKQALRSGDIQGYDLVGPADVEPLKGEGFNMLTRPAFNVLYLAINQKGNPKLADPRVRQAIAYALNRQQLVDSKLPPGAKVAENFMPDTVEGWSGDVPKYNYDPAKAKALLAEAGASNLTLKFHYPTEVTRPYMPNPKDIFELLSADLKAVGITVEAIPLKWSPDYLNATTSGSKHDIHFLGWTGDYGDAYNFIGTFFDRPKDEWGFNNKALFDQFKDADTTADIAARTEKYKALNKSVMEFLPGVPISHSPPAIVFGKDVTGVKASPLTDERFATAEFK; this is encoded by the coding sequence ATGCGTGCACCCAGGCCGAAGGTCGCGATCGCGGCCATCGCGGTCGCGGCCCTCGCGGTAGCAGGCTGCGCCGAGAGCAACCGCGACGACGACAAATCCGGTGGTAGCAAGAAGGACACCCTCGTCTTCGGCGTCGCCGGAGACCCGAAGGTGCTCGACCCGAGCTTCGCCAGCGACGGTGAGTCGCTGCGTGTGGCGCGTCAGGTCTTCGAGACCCTGGTCCGACCGGAGGAGGGTGGCACGAAGGTCACCCCCGGCCTGGCCGAGTCCTGGACCCCGGACGCCGCGGGCACCACCTGGACCTTCAAGCTCCGTTCGGGCGTGAAGTTCCACGACGGCACCGACTTCAACGCCGAGGCCGTCTGCGTCAACTTCAACCGCTGGTACAACGCCAAGGGCCTCATGCAGAGCCCGGACGTGACCGCGTACTGGCAGGACGTCATGGGTGGCTTCGCGAAGAACGAGAGCGAAGACCTGCCGACGAGCCTCTTCAAGTCGTGCGCCGCCAAGGACGCGACCACTGTGGACCTGGCGTTCACCCGGGTCTCCAGCAAGATCCCGGCCGCGCTGATGCTCCCCTCGTTCTCCATCCACAGCCCGAAGGCGCTGCAGGAGTTCGACGCGAGCAACGTCGCGGGCACCGCCGAGGACATCAAGTACCCGGCGTACGCGACGGCGCACCCGACCGGCACCGGCCCGTTCAAGTTCAAGGCCTGGGACGTCGCCAACAAGACGCTGACCCTGGAGCGCAACGAGGACTACTCGGGCGCCAAGGCCAAGCTGAAGACCCTGATCTTCAAGACGATCTCGGACGAGAACGCCCGCAAGCAGGCGCTGCGCTCCGGCGACATCCAGGGCTACGACCTGGTTGGCCCGGCCGACGTCGAGCCGCTGAAGGGCGAGGGCTTCAACATGCTCACCCGCCCGGCGTTCAACGTGCTCTACCTGGCGATCAACCAGAAGGGCAACCCGAAGCTCGCCGACCCGAGGGTCCGGCAGGCCATCGCGTACGCGCTGAACCGTCAGCAGCTGGTCGACTCGAAGCTGCCCCCGGGCGCCAAGGTCGCCGAGAACTTCATGCCCGACACCGTCGAGGGCTGGAGCGGCGACGTTCCGAAGTACAACTACGACCCGGCCAAGGCGAAGGCGCTGCTGGCCGAGGCGGGCGCGTCGAACCTGACGCTGAAGTTCCACTACCCGACCGAGGTCACCCGGCCGTACATGCCGAACCCGAAGGACATCTTCGAGTTGCTGTCGGCGGACCTGAAGGCGGTTGGCATCACCGTCGAGGCGATCCCGCTCAAGTGGAGCCCGGACTACCTCAACGCCACCACCTCGGGCAGCAAGCACGACATCCACTTCCTGGGCTGGACCGGTGACTACGGCGACGCCTACAACTTCATCGGCACCTTCTTCGACCGGCCGAAGGACGAGTGGGGCTTCAACAACAAGGCCCTGTTCGACCAGTTCAAGGACGCGGACACCACCGCGGACATCGCGGCCCGGACCGAGAAGTACAAGGCCCTGAACAAGTCCGTGATGGAGTTCCTGCCCGGCGTGCCGATCTCGCACTCGCCGCCGGCGATCGTGTTCGGCAAGGACGTGACCGGCGTCAAGGCGAGCCCGCTCACCGACGAGCGCTTCGCCACCGCCGAGTTCAAGTAA
- the recR gene encoding recombination mediator RecR has protein sequence MYEGAIQDLIDELGRLPGVGPKSAQRIAFHVLSADPADVNRLAGALRKVKELVRFCTTCYNVAESEQCRICRDPRRTDEVLCVVEEPKDVVAVERTGEFRGRYHVLGGAINPLEGIGPDNLRIRELLIRLGGGGVRELILATDPNTEGEATATYLALMVKPMGIAVSRLASGLPVGGDLEYADEITLGRAFEGRRAV, from the coding sequence ATGTACGAAGGTGCCATCCAGGACCTGATCGACGAGCTGGGTCGGCTGCCGGGCGTGGGCCCGAAGAGCGCTCAGCGGATCGCGTTCCACGTCCTGTCGGCGGATCCTGCCGACGTCAACCGGCTGGCCGGCGCGCTGCGCAAGGTCAAGGAGCTGGTGCGGTTCTGCACGACCTGCTACAACGTGGCCGAGTCCGAACAGTGCCGGATCTGCCGCGACCCGCGCCGCACCGACGAGGTGCTGTGCGTGGTGGAGGAGCCCAAGGACGTGGTGGCCGTCGAGCGGACGGGTGAGTTCCGCGGTCGCTATCACGTGCTGGGCGGCGCGATCAATCCGCTGGAGGGGATCGGGCCGGACAATCTGCGCATCCGGGAGCTGCTGATCCGGCTCGGTGGTGGCGGGGTGCGGGAGTTGATCCTGGCCACGGACCCGAACACCGAGGGCGAGGCGACCGCCACCTACCTGGCCCTGATGGTGAAGCCGATGGGCATCGCGGTGAGTCGACTGGCCAGTGGGCTGCCGGTCGGCGGCGACCTGGAGTACGCCGACGAGATCACCCTGGGTCGGGCCTTCGAGGGTCGCCGGGCGGTCTGA
- a CDS encoding YbaB/EbfC family nucleoid-associated protein — MQQMLKQAQKMQQQIAAAQAELAEAELTGTAGGGLVTATVSGSGELKAIKIDPKAVDPDDVETLEDLVVAAVHNAAEAARELTERKMGPVAGGMGGLGLPGF, encoded by the coding sequence ATGCAGCAGATGCTGAAGCAGGCGCAGAAGATGCAGCAGCAGATCGCCGCCGCCCAGGCTGAGCTGGCCGAGGCCGAGCTGACCGGCACCGCCGGCGGTGGGCTGGTCACCGCGACCGTCTCCGGCTCCGGTGAGCTCAAGGCCATCAAGATCGACCCGAAGGCCGTCGACCCGGATGACGTGGAGACGCTGGAAGACCTGGTCGTCGCGGCCGTGCACAACGCCGCCGAGGCGGCCCGGGAGCTGACCGAGCGCAAGATGGGCCCGGTCGCCGGTGGCATGGGCGGCCTCGGCCTGCCCGGTTTCTGA
- a CDS encoding DUF998 domain-containing protein, which yields MNLNPTGRVGALCWAAAAPIFLVASLVTGLRWREPTYSWALHNISDLGNAHCGIWDTTRPRYVCSPWHPLMNAAMLTTGVLLAAGLLLTWRLLGRGGVVRSAQTLLLVAAGGYALAALYPADVDENLHVLGAFLIMGLGNIGLLLAGFAPGTTTLGRWRPLTLTAGLIALVGTVLFFAQQGVGIGVGGMERVAVLPFPLWACCLGVLLAERPASLPRSNPSKVH from the coding sequence ATGAATCTCAACCCCACCGGCCGGGTCGGCGCGCTGTGCTGGGCCGCGGCAGCACCGATCTTCCTCGTCGCCAGCCTGGTCACCGGCCTGCGGTGGCGCGAACCGACCTACAGCTGGGCCCTGCACAACATCAGCGACCTCGGCAACGCCCACTGCGGCATCTGGGACACCACCAGGCCCCGCTACGTCTGCTCGCCCTGGCACCCGCTGATGAACGCCGCGATGCTGACCACCGGAGTGCTGCTCGCCGCCGGGCTCCTGCTGACCTGGCGACTGCTCGGTCGCGGCGGCGTGGTGCGCTCGGCCCAGACGCTCCTGCTGGTGGCCGCCGGCGGGTACGCCCTGGCGGCCCTCTACCCGGCCGACGTCGACGAGAACCTGCACGTCCTCGGCGCATTTCTGATCATGGGCCTGGGCAACATCGGCCTGCTCCTCGCCGGCTTCGCGCCGGGCACCACGACGCTCGGCCGGTGGCGACCGCTCACCCTCACCGCCGGGCTCATCGCCCTGGTAGGCACCGTGTTGTTCTTCGCCCAACAGGGCGTCGGAATCGGGGTGGGCGGCATGGAACGGGTCGCAGTGCTGCCCTTCCCCCTCTGGGCCTGCTGCCTCGGCGTCCTGCTAGCCGAAAGACCTGCCAGCCTGCCTCGCTCAAACCCAAGCAAGGTCCACTAG
- a CDS encoding DNA polymerase III subunit gamma and tau: protein MTLALYRKYRPRTFAEVIGQEHVTEPLSQALRSGRLNHAYLFSGPRGCGKTTSARIMARSLNCEQGPTPEPCGKCDSCRSLATDGAGSIDVIEIDAASHGGVDDARELRERAFFAPASSRFKIYIIDEAHMVSTQGFNALLKLVEEPPEYVKFIFATTEPEKVLGTIRSRTHHYPFRLFPPKVVRPYLEQLCEAEGVTVEPAVFPLVVRAGGGSMRDSLSVLDQLIAGAGAEGVSYARAVALLGVTDSALIDEMCDALAAADGAAAYATVDRVAEAGHDMRRFAADLLERLRDLIVIQQVPDAAAKGLIDAPGDQIERMAAQASQLGSATLSRCADIVHDGLVEMRGTTAPRLLLELICARMLLPGVDDSTGGLLQRLERMERRLTLSGTDAPPAAAGFAPAAHPGVRPQQAPPVPAAAGPAPTNAPTSAPPWEVDPAASPTRNAADLSAAVSSAPASAGRVPTAPASNAPASGVPTSGAPVSGVPASAADSPIPASPGATVGSAPADQGAPVSPAGPGAGSPAQRRVVPPSAVLPDPATPVPPRPGAPAAALDAVAVRRVWPDVVGKVNRTNKRIAALMRDAVVRELDGDMLVLTVKSTVLAKMMADHAAVLTDALYEELGGRWQIRCEVAGERGGVSLSGSQRSQQAAPARPAASPTSAPPAAPTAASPTAAPIATSPASAPPVAPIATSPTSASPVAPTAASAASAPPVAPTSTGAAGPTHAPSSAANATGATGPGARGAVGVNGSGSGAGQQGAAPRTAADDHGAGRQGGAQPAAADRAGGPGAAQPGAADDEDDWPEAARPGGGASAAAATDDEDWPEAARPGGASGDGSGADAASGGSGSAPASASATGGSTNGGSTNGRTANGRTANSGGPGVAGGTGASAGGGKPGGRDNPTPAARQPATAGNAPVSSAIAAARAAAAGRGARTPAAARPVADAEWAGEPPYDPDFDGPTRGGRPGGAAPATPVYEGFDPGDEPLDEVIDEKTARESSEEQAVRLLRETFGAEKINEVDAR from the coding sequence GTGACGCTGGCGCTCTACCGCAAGTACCGGCCGCGTACCTTCGCTGAGGTCATCGGTCAGGAGCACGTGACCGAACCGCTGTCGCAGGCGCTGCGCAGCGGGCGGCTCAACCACGCCTACCTCTTTTCCGGCCCGCGCGGCTGTGGCAAGACCACCAGCGCCCGGATCATGGCCCGCTCGCTCAACTGTGAGCAGGGCCCCACTCCCGAGCCGTGCGGCAAGTGTGACTCCTGCCGCTCGCTGGCCACCGACGGTGCCGGCTCCATCGATGTGATCGAGATCGACGCGGCAAGCCACGGTGGCGTCGACGACGCCCGCGAGCTGCGCGAGCGTGCCTTCTTCGCGCCGGCCAGCAGCCGCTTCAAGATCTACATCATCGACGAGGCGCACATGGTCTCGACCCAGGGCTTCAACGCCCTGCTCAAGCTGGTCGAGGAGCCCCCGGAGTACGTCAAGTTCATCTTCGCCACCACCGAGCCGGAGAAGGTCCTCGGCACGATCCGGTCGCGGACCCACCACTACCCGTTCCGGCTGTTCCCGCCGAAGGTGGTCCGCCCGTACCTGGAGCAGCTCTGCGAGGCGGAGGGGGTCACCGTCGAGCCGGCGGTCTTTCCGCTGGTGGTGCGCGCCGGTGGCGGCAGCATGCGGGACAGCCTCTCCGTGCTCGACCAGCTCATCGCCGGCGCCGGCGCGGAGGGGGTCAGCTACGCCCGGGCCGTCGCGCTGCTCGGGGTCACCGACTCGGCGCTGATCGACGAGATGTGCGACGCGTTGGCCGCCGCTGACGGCGCCGCCGCGTACGCCACCGTCGACCGGGTCGCCGAAGCCGGGCACGACATGCGCCGGTTCGCCGCCGACCTGCTGGAACGGCTGCGCGACCTGATCGTGATCCAGCAGGTGCCGGACGCCGCCGCGAAGGGTCTGATCGACGCCCCGGGCGACCAGATCGAGCGGATGGCCGCCCAGGCTTCGCAGCTCGGCTCGGCCACGCTGTCCCGCTGCGCCGACATCGTGCACGACGGCCTGGTGGAGATGCGTGGCACCACCGCGCCCCGCCTGCTGCTGGAGCTGATCTGCGCCCGGATGCTGCTGCCCGGCGTGGACGACTCCACCGGCGGCCTGCTCCAGCGCCTGGAGCGGATGGAACGTCGGCTCACCCTGAGCGGCACCGACGCGCCACCGGCCGCCGCCGGCTTCGCGCCAGCAGCCCACCCGGGGGTACGCCCACAGCAGGCCCCACCGGTCCCGGCTGCCGCAGGCCCCGCACCCACCAACGCCCCGACCTCCGCACCGCCGTGGGAGGTCGACCCGGCGGCGTCCCCGACCCGGAACGCCGCCGACCTGAGCGCTGCGGTGTCGAGTGCTCCGGCCTCGGCCGGCCGGGTCCCGACCGCTCCGGCGTCGAACGCACCGGCTTCGGGCGTCCCGACCTCGGGCGCGCCAGTGTCGGGCGTGCCGGCCTCGGCCGCCGACTCGCCCATCCCGGCGTCACCCGGTGCCACCGTCGGGTCGGCACCCGCTGATCAGGGCGCACCTGTCTCGCCCGCCGGGCCGGGCGCCGGCTCACCCGCCCAGCGTCGCGTGGTGCCGCCGTCGGCGGTGCTCCCCGACCCGGCCACGCCCGTGCCACCGCGACCGGGTGCGCCGGCTGCCGCGTTGGACGCGGTCGCGGTCCGCCGCGTCTGGCCCGACGTGGTCGGCAAGGTCAACCGGACCAACAAGCGGATCGCGGCCCTGATGCGCGACGCGGTCGTACGCGAACTTGACGGCGACATGCTGGTGCTGACGGTGAAGTCGACAGTGCTGGCCAAGATGATGGCCGACCATGCGGCTGTGCTGACCGACGCGCTCTACGAGGAGTTGGGCGGGCGCTGGCAGATCCGCTGCGAGGTGGCCGGTGAGCGCGGTGGCGTGTCGCTGTCCGGCTCGCAGCGCTCACAACAGGCCGCTCCGGCCCGACCCGCCGCCAGCCCGACGAGCGCGCCGCCGGCCGCGCCGACTGCTGCCAGCCCGACGGCCGCACCGATCGCTACCAGCCCGGCGAGCGCACCACCCGTCGCACCGATTGCTACCAGCCCGACGAGTGCATCACCCGTCGCACCGACTGCTGCCAGCGCGGCGAGCGCGCCGCCCGTCGCACCGACCTCGACCGGTGCCGCTGGGCCGACTCATGCGCCGTCCAGCGCAGCGAATGCGACCGGCGCCACCGGCCCGGGTGCGCGCGGCGCTGTCGGCGTGAACGGAAGCGGCTCCGGTGCGGGTCAGCAGGGCGCAGCACCGCGCACCGCTGCGGATGATCACGGTGCAGGTCGGCAGGGCGGAGCCCAGCCCGCTGCCGCAGACCGTGCGGGTGGGCCGGGCGCAGCGCAGCCCGGCGCAGCCGATGACGAGGACGACTGGCCGGAGGCGGCGCGCCCCGGCGGCGGTGCCTCCGCCGCGGCGGCGACCGATGACGAGGACTGGCCGGAGGCCGCCCGCCCCGGCGGCGCGTCGGGCGACGGATCAGGTGCCGACGCCGCGTCGGGCGGCTCCGGCTCGGCCCCCGCATCGGCCAGCGCGACCGGCGGCAGCACGAACGGCGGCAGCACGAACGGCCGCACCGCGAACGGCCGCACCGCGAACAGCGGTGGACCAGGTGTTGCGGGTGGCACCGGCGCATCGGCCGGTGGCGGTAAACCGGGCGGACGGGACAACCCGACACCGGCGGCCCGGCAGCCGGCGACAGCCGGTAACGCACCGGTGAGCAGCGCCATCGCCGCGGCTCGCGCGGCGGCGGCGGGGCGCGGTGCGCGTACCCCAGCGGCAGCCCGGCCCGTCGCGGACGCCGAATGGGCGGGCGAGCCTCCCTACGACCCGGACTTCGACGGCCCGACGCGCGGTGGTCGGCCGGGCGGGGCGGCGCCGGCGACCCCGGTCTACGAGGGGTTCGACCCGGGCGACGAGCCGTTGGACGAGGTCATCGACGAGAAGACCGCCCGGGAGTCCAGCGAGGAGCAGGCGGTACGGCTGCTCCGGGAGACCTTCGGAGCGGAAAAGATCAACGAGGTCGACGCCCGGTAG
- a CDS encoding flavin reductase: protein MPRRRYRNHLPTRPTWRCAACGIAWPCSAAKLRLLGEYRHDRLALTVYLATLHAEASDQLSEVDPGRLTDRFLSWARARA from the coding sequence GTGCCCCGCCGCCGCTACCGGAACCATCTGCCGACCCGACCCACCTGGCGCTGCGCGGCGTGCGGCATCGCCTGGCCGTGCTCGGCGGCGAAGCTGCGGCTGCTCGGCGAATACCGGCACGACCGGCTGGCGTTGACCGTCTACCTGGCGACGCTCCACGCCGAGGCCAGTGATCAGCTCAGCGAGGTTGACCCAGGTCGGCTGACCGACCGCTTCCTGTCCTGGGCCCGCGCCCGCGCCTGA
- a CDS encoding helix-turn-helix domain-containing protein: MNDALRVALSDTGHTTESLAETVGVDPKTVGRWLTEGRIPHPRHRLAAAEALHKDVSDIWPDTSRRRDPIWFRPWQEIEREAVSLRWYESTVLPGLLQTEAYARAVLSGAGLIPRGDIERHLTVRLGRQGVLRRDDPPQFTAVVDEAVIRRPVGGGSTMREQLLAVVAACAEPHIRVHVVPSAVGAYAGLNGPFVIAHSHDHRVAGYLDNQLQGQVASDPEDIAAMMAAWENVRGEALSHWQSVDLMREVAQTWS, encoded by the coding sequence GTGAACGATGCGCTTCGGGTGGCGCTCAGCGACACCGGGCACACCACCGAATCCCTCGCCGAGACGGTCGGCGTCGACCCGAAGACCGTGGGGCGCTGGTTGACCGAGGGGCGCATCCCGCACCCCCGGCACCGCCTGGCGGCAGCCGAGGCCCTTCACAAGGACGTGTCGGACATCTGGCCGGACACTTCAAGACGTCGTGACCCCATCTGGTTTCGTCCGTGGCAGGAGATCGAGCGCGAGGCTGTGTCACTGCGCTGGTACGAGTCGACCGTGCTGCCGGGGTTGTTGCAGACCGAGGCGTACGCCAGGGCGGTGCTGAGCGGCGCGGGCCTGATCCCCCGGGGTGACATCGAGCGGCACCTCACGGTCCGGCTCGGCCGGCAGGGCGTGCTCAGGCGAGATGACCCGCCGCAGTTCACGGCGGTCGTCGACGAGGCGGTCATCCGTCGCCCGGTGGGCGGCGGATCGACAATGCGCGAGCAACTGTTGGCCGTCGTCGCGGCGTGCGCCGAGCCGCACATCCGGGTGCACGTCGTGCCCAGCGCGGTCGGCGCCTACGCCGGGTTGAACGGCCCGTTCGTGATCGCACACAGCCATGACCACCGGGTCGCCGGTTACTTGGACAACCAACTCCAGGGACAAGTCGCTAGCGACCCCGAGGACATCGCGGCCATGATGGCGGCATGGGAGAACGTGCGCGGGGAGGCGCTGTCCCACTGGCAGTCGGTCGACCTGATGAGGGAAGTGGCGCAGACATGGAGCTGA
- a CDS encoding DUF397 domain-containing protein — MELNGARWRKSSRSSGNGGACVEVADNLPGVVGVRDSKDPTGPALTFAPATWRAFVSRLAMRL; from the coding sequence ATGGAGCTGAACGGCGCACGGTGGCGTAAGAGCAGCCGCAGCAGCGGCAACGGTGGCGCATGTGTCGAGGTCGCCGACAACCTGCCCGGCGTCGTCGGCGTACGGGATTCCAAGGACCCGACCGGCCCGGCGCTCACCTTCGCGCCGGCGACCTGGCGCGCGTTCGTCAGCCGGCTCGCCATGCGGCTCTGA
- a CDS encoding DUF1349 domain-containing protein yields the protein MADQLTVPGVPSPLVPSPEGLWRVDETTGAVTVSAEPRTDIFIDPSGVGVDGDENAAPILNAATLLGDLPPEGDFQFSARVSVAFAATFDAGVLLIWRDERCWGKLCFEFSPEGENSIVSVICRGVADDANAFVVADRSVWLRVSRIGRVYAYHASVDGTTWQLIRVFSFDGETTRDRIGFAGQSPTGDGCSMTFDEISFRPERLADLRDGS from the coding sequence ATGGCTGACCAACTGACCGTCCCCGGTGTGCCGTCTCCGCTCGTGCCCTCACCCGAGGGGCTCTGGCGGGTGGACGAGACGACCGGCGCCGTGACGGTGTCGGCGGAGCCGCGCACAGACATCTTCATCGACCCGAGCGGAGTCGGCGTCGACGGGGACGAGAACGCCGCGCCCATCCTCAACGCGGCGACGCTGCTGGGTGACCTGCCGCCGGAGGGTGACTTCCAGTTCAGCGCCCGGGTCAGCGTCGCCTTCGCCGCCACCTTCGACGCCGGGGTGCTGCTGATCTGGCGTGACGAGCGGTGCTGGGGCAAGTTGTGCTTCGAGTTCTCACCCGAGGGTGAGAACTCGATCGTTTCCGTCATCTGCCGTGGTGTCGCCGACGACGCAAACGCCTTCGTCGTGGCGGACCGATCGGTGTGGCTGCGCGTCTCGCGAATTGGCCGGGTCTACGCGTACCACGCCTCAGTCGACGGCACGACCTGGCAGTTGATCCGCGTGTTCAGCTTCGACGGCGAGACGACCCGCGACCGGATCGGCTTCGCCGGCCAGTCGCCGACCGGCGACGGGTGCAGCATGACCTTCGACGAGATCAGCTTTCGGCCGGAACGCCTCGCCGATCTCCGCGACGGCTCCTGA
- a CDS encoding carboxylesterase/lipase family protein, with amino-acid sequence MTRFPYPRWVAALGAVALLAPATAVGPAAADDRRSGAVVRTDQGALRGSVAADHLSFQGIPYARPPLGPLRWAPPQPGPTWTGVRDATRPGVACAQLQGLPMDTPSESEDCLYLNVTTPRPAARSPRPVMVWLHGGDFRFGSGDVYGGQRLAAGGDVIVVTLNYRLGALGFLEHPALADAGGITGNFGLQDQQAALRWVRRNAAAFGGDPGNVTLFGQSAGATSVCAQLAAPAAAGLFHRAIMQSNSCAKPVQTRAEAISAAEEFARRVGCTDPGVVAACLRGQDPALLIGTVGYPGAGVDLGPAVDGRTLPVDPAYALTTGRLHPVPVLTGMNRNESRLVVWGIERSGLNCAEPPKPDQEPESCPLSDEQYRDQVRAMFGDRAEKVLARYPRDDAQPASATLGAVLTDHDYAEPVYSAAVAFARRVPTFAYEFADGDAPFFTKEPEPTFAAGAYHCAELPYLFTVDYAEALTPTQRRLADTMVRTWTDFARTGRAGWPRLGSGSPYVRVLADGGGSGTTDFATAHSYDFWRAFGR; translated from the coding sequence ATGACCAGATTCCCGTACCCCCGGTGGGTTGCCGCTCTGGGCGCTGTCGCGCTGCTTGCGCCAGCGACAGCCGTCGGCCCGGCGGCGGCAGACGACCGCCGGAGCGGGGCCGTCGTCCGGACCGACCAGGGCGCGCTGCGCGGCAGTGTCGCGGCGGATCACCTGTCGTTCCAGGGGATCCCGTACGCGCGCCCGCCGCTGGGTCCGTTGCGCTGGGCCCCACCGCAGCCCGGTCCGACATGGACGGGTGTACGGGACGCGACGCGACCGGGTGTTGCGTGCGCGCAACTACAGGGGCTGCCGATGGACACACCGTCGGAGTCCGAGGACTGCCTCTACCTGAACGTCACCACCCCGCGACCGGCCGCGCGATCGCCTCGACCGGTCATGGTGTGGCTGCACGGCGGGGACTTCCGGTTCGGTAGCGGAGACGTGTACGGCGGGCAACGACTGGCGGCCGGTGGCGACGTCATCGTCGTCACGCTGAACTACCGGCTGGGCGCGCTCGGTTTCCTGGAGCATCCGGCGCTGGCCGACGCGGGCGGGATCACCGGCAACTTCGGGTTGCAGGACCAGCAGGCCGCACTGCGCTGGGTGCGGCGCAACGCCGCTGCCTTCGGTGGTGACCCGGGCAACGTCACCCTGTTCGGCCAGTCCGCCGGGGCGACGAGCGTCTGCGCGCAGCTCGCCGCGCCGGCCGCCGCGGGCCTGTTCCATCGCGCGATCATGCAGAGCAACTCGTGCGCCAAGCCGGTCCAGACCCGGGCCGAGGCGATCAGTGCCGCCGAGGAGTTCGCCCGGCGGGTCGGCTGCACCGACCCGGGTGTGGTCGCGGCCTGCCTGCGCGGGCAGGACCCGGCCCTGCTCATCGGGACCGTCGGCTATCCGGGCGCGGGGGTCGACCTCGGCCCGGCCGTCGACGGCCGCACGCTGCCGGTCGACCCGGCGTACGCGCTGACGACCGGGAGGCTGCACCCGGTGCCGGTGTTGACCGGGATGAATCGGAACGAGTCCCGGCTCGTGGTGTGGGGCATCGAGCGCAGCGGGCTCAACTGCGCGGAGCCGCCGAAGCCGGACCAGGAGCCGGAGTCGTGCCCGCTCAGCGACGAGCAGTACCGCGACCAGGTACGCGCCATGTTCGGTGACCGTGCCGAGAAGGTGCTGGCCCGCTATCCGCGCGACGACGCGCAACCGGCCAGCGCGACGTTGGGCGCGGTGCTGACCGATCACGACTACGCCGAGCCGGTCTACTCCGCGGCGGTGGCGTTCGCCCGACGGGTGCCGACGTTCGCGTACGAGTTCGCCGACGGGGATGCGCCGTTCTTCACCAAGGAGCCTGAGCCCACGTTTGCCGCCGGCGCGTACCACTGCGCCGAACTGCCGTACCTGTTCACTGTCGACTACGCCGAGGCGCTCACGCCAACCCAGCGGCGGCTCGCCGACACCATGGTCCGGACCTGGACCGACTTCGCCCGGACGGGGCGGGCGGGCTGGCCCCGACTGGGCAGCGGTTCCCCCTACGTCCGGGTGCTGGCCGATGGCGGCGGGTCGGGCACGACGGATTTCGCGACAGCCCACTCGTACGACTTCTGGCGGGCGTTCGGCCGCTGA